A single Gemmatimonadota bacterium DNA region contains:
- a CDS encoding histidinol-phosphate transaminase, with amino-acid sequence MMVGAGALTLGSYEAVAQMISGPNARPVRGWGVPEGLVRLSGNEMPIGPSPRAVEAVLENVYSFNRYNRNRDIYARIAERHGLPVVEWAPNSFTPPGAWVTLGCGSSEVLYAVASAYLRDGAEMIEATPGYAGVFRVAEPNGGTVKWVPLSSGFQQDLDAMKAAISENTRVVVITNPGNPTGVLVSPDAVKKFVQEVPSNVIVFVDEAYIEFSKNPDDRIGAAPLILDHENVIVARTFSKIMGMAGLGVGYGLARPEVIEKLNQNKGGRPSMLSTNAAAAGMEDHDYQDRARQVTWEGQEYFASNFDEMGIEYVPSQSSFMLINVHKDADEVVRKLREEYNVMVGNGKRRWEMDTWLRVTSGLQEENEAFMAALKKVLVSS; translated from the coding sequence GGACTCGTGCGACTGAGCGGCAACGAAATGCCGATCGGTCCTTCGCCCCGCGCGGTTGAAGCGGTCCTGGAGAATGTGTATTCCTTCAACCGTTACAACCGGAACAGGGACATCTACGCCAGGATCGCCGAGCGCCACGGGCTGCCCGTGGTGGAGTGGGCGCCCAATTCCTTCACGCCGCCCGGCGCCTGGGTCACCCTGGGCTGTGGATCGTCGGAGGTGCTGTACGCCGTTGCGTCCGCCTATCTACGGGACGGGGCCGAAATGATCGAGGCTACACCGGGATACGCCGGCGTATTCCGGGTCGCGGAACCCAATGGCGGTACGGTGAAGTGGGTCCCCCTGTCCAGCGGCTTCCAGCAGGACCTCGATGCGATGAAGGCCGCCATATCCGAGAACACCAGGGTGGTGGTCATCACGAACCCGGGCAACCCGACCGGCGTGCTCGTCTCCCCGGATGCCGTGAAGAAGTTCGTCCAGGAGGTCCCGTCGAACGTGATCGTCTTTGTCGACGAAGCCTACATCGAGTTCTCCAAGAATCCTGATGACCGCATCGGCGCGGCACCGCTGATCCTGGACCATGAGAACGTGATCGTGGCCCGTACGTTCTCCAAGATCATGGGCATGGCGGGACTCGGCGTCGGCTACGGCCTGGCGCGCCCCGAAGTAATCGAGAAGCTGAACCAGAACAAGGGTGGACGGCCCAGCATGCTTTCCACCAACGCCGCGGCGGCCGGGATGGAGGATCATGACTACCAGGACCGGGCGCGGCAGGTGACCTGGGAAGGCCAGGAGTACTTCGCCAGCAATTTCGACGAGATGGGCATCGAGTACGTACCCAGCCAGTCCAGTTTCATGCTGATCAACGTGCACAAGGATGCGGATGAAGTCGTCCGCAAGTTGAGGGAAGAATACAACGTGATGGTCGGCAACGGAAAGCGCCGCTGGGAAATGGATACCTGGCTGCGGGTCACTTCCGGCCTGCAGGAAGAGAACGAGGCCTTCATGGCCGCACTCAAGAAGGTGCTGGTAAGTAGCTGA